One Candidatus Hadarchaeales archaeon genomic window, ACCAATATCTCGCACGACCAGCGTAAACGTCTGCCATAAGTAAGGAGTCCATTCTCTCTCGCTGATAATCAAACTATCGACTGCTGGTGCATATGGGGCTGGAGACACCGAGGTGAGACCAGAGAGAATTTGTTGATTGTAGTAGGATTGGGTGGGCACTTCCTCAAACTCCAGCTCAAAACATTCGTACAGATTTGTACCGACGTTTGAAGAAAAGAAACTATCTCCTAAGTTTGTAAGGGAAGATCCATCCCAAATCAAGGCACCAAGTTTAAGCTCAGAGTTTAATCTTGCTCCTAAAATCTTCACTTCGTCAGGTTTCCAGTTTAGATTTCGCCGGAGCTGAATCCAAGAATCTCCTCCGAAAGCTTCCACCGAAGATGAGGACGACCAGCCAAGACCCGGCTCCCATACCTTATATTTGATGTCGCTGGTGGTTATATCGTCATAAACAAGTAAACATCTACCTCCGGTTGGTTCCCATTCCAAATCAAACGACCTTAAGTCATCATTTTCAAGAGATGCCGTGTGTTCCGGGTGAACCTCCCAAGATGATCCGTTCCATAATGCTGTGTTCAGATCTTCGGCTCCATCCAGGATTCCCAACATTAGATTGTTCGATCTCGGATCCGATTTTAGGACTAGGTGATATGCCGTGCCGTCCATCGCCGAAACCACCAGTTGCATAGAATTATCTCCTTCCCAACTCGTTCCTAACCATCTGCGGTATCTGAGATTGTCCGTGGCTTCGCCTACAACAAACATCGCATAACCGCTTTGACTCTCATATGCTACCGCCGCCGGTTGTTTTTCTGGATTCTCCGTATCATGCCAAAGCTGAACCTCATTCGTCCAAGCGCTTCCGTTCCATATCAAACCGATAGAGTTTTCCCCGCTGAGCGTGGCCACGAGCGCAATCTCGTTGGAATTTGGCTTGCTCGCCATCTGCATGTACCTGAAATAGCCCGATGATGTGATAGTGTCGTAGTAACTTTCCGCCGACCAATTAGAACCGTCCCATATCCTATATCTAAACCTCCTAGGAGTAGTTGTTGCCCATACTAGAATCGCTCTACCGGAATTTTGCTCGTATGCTATGTCAAAGCACTTCGCTACCGCTTGGTATGAACCAACAAAAGCAAAATTGTTCCACACTTGCCACGTACTTCCAGTCCAGATATAAACATCCAGGTAAGCGTCATCACATAACACCACAACGATTTTCTCATTTTCTCTCTCGGGGAGCGGACAGTATGCTACTCTAACCCATCTGATGGAGCTCCCGGCAGATGGGAGCTCTATCTCTTCACCCCAACTTGCTCCATCGTATGCTCTCATTTTTGGGATGTTTTCGCCCGCTCCAGAAACGGATCTATAGACGATCAGGGCTCCACTTCTTTTCAACGGATTCGATGGAGCGTGAACCACCCCTACATCGACTAAACCAATAATACAACATACCAACAAGACTAAAGCTAGATATTTTCTCATCCAGCCCCAAGAAACTATCAAATGATGGAAATTAATATTTTTCGGTTCAGTCACAGAGAAAAGTAATGACTAAAGCTGGGATTTTTTTAACCAAATATCTTCGGGAGTACGACAAATTTCAAAACTGTAAACACTGCAACCAAGCCAATGATGATACTTACAATGATTACGGTCGGTATGGTCGACGTAGGCATTTCAGTTTTTATTACACTGATCGCTGTCGTAAGACCGTCAACCGAAATTATGTGCTCACCTATTTCGTTTAACTGTAGCTGGAAGGTGATCGTCCTTCTTTGTCCTGCCTCAAGTGTTACTTTTCGATTGTCTTTCACTTCCCCATTTACCTTCAAAACTATCGTGTATTCACCAGAAGCTGTGCCGATGTTGGCGATGTCTACAAAAATTGTTACTTGTTCGCCCACTCTAACATTTTCTTTCGAAAGTCTTAGGTTTTCAACAATGAAGCGCGGAATCGGGACCAACTGCACTTCTACCAAATGCTCAACTGTTTGAGAAACGTTTCCCGCAGCGTCCCTCCCCCTCACAGAAATCCGGTGAAAACCGATGTCCACCTCTGCCGAGAAAGTGAAAGAAATGCTTTGCGCCGGGGTTATGTTCTCTATGCTTATCCAATCACCGTTATCTATGCTGTATTCGATTGCCACTACGTACGTTGTATTGTCTCTGGCTTCACCAGCATAAACTAGCAGATTATCATATGTTACATCAGGCGGCGTTTGCGTTAGGTAAACAACTGGTGGAGTCGTGTCGATTATTATGCTGTAAATGCTTGAAATAATCTCACCAAAATCTCCAAAGAGGATAATCTTCCACCAATATTTTCCATCAGTAAGCGGAAGTGGTGTGTAAGAGGTTTCCCCCGCCCCGAGCATGACGTCCACAACCAAATTGTCAAACTCTCGATCAGATGCTATGAGCAATCTTGCGCCCGTGGCTCCCGATGGCATTTCCCACCTGAAAGTCGGCTGATTTCTAGATACTATGGTTCCATCCGGTGGGTATAGCGATAGCGGTGTTCTCGAGAGTACATACATTTTCCCGGCCTCGGCAGAGAAAACACGAAGTCCTGATGAACTGTCATACATCATTACAACATCCTCGCCCGAGTCCGTTTTCACTTGAAATAGAGAGGAAACTTCACCTCCGAGACCACAGCGATAACTGCCTTCGAGTGCCAATAGTCTAAAGGTTATCTGATTGTTTTTCTGCAGTACCTCGGCCGGAGCATCGGTGTAGATAAAAAGATCATTGCCGATGGGGTGGAACTGAAGCAAAGCAAGTTCGGGAAGCATGCCGGCGCAGTACGGAGGTTGACTTATCGCTCCCAATTTCTCGTCTACTCTAGATATCCCAAAACCCTCAAGAGGGATGAACCAGTTCGGATTTACTGGCAGAGACCACTCCTTCGGTATCCCGGTGTAGATATTTGATTTGTCTGTATGGAATGGCGCAAGAGAATCTCTCGCAGACGTTCCTTTATATCGCAAAAGTTCTGAAGTAAGCTGTGCGGCTTCCGGCATCAGAACATCACGGCCTTCTTTGAGGTAAAGATAGAGATACTTTATGAGTGCCTGCTCTTCCCAACCATTGGCATATGAGAGGTTCGGCCTAGCACTAGTCAGGAGAAATATAATTCTATTTTCATAGTTTTGGACCCCCCAACGGAAATCCGGATTGAACAGCCAGGAATCCCTCAAAATCGTGGCGAGCGGTATGTATGAACCTTCCAGATAACGGAGATCTCCGGTTATTTCATAAAGTCTGAGTAAAGCCAGTGCTCCTATGGGTGTTGCAAAAAACTCGTATGAAAATTCAAATCCCATGTTCAGCAGAGCTTCGGCAGCTCTTTTCGCTTCGTTCAAAAATTCGATATTGTCCGTGAACTTATAGTAATAAAGCATTATGAAAATATATTGGCCAACAGCCTCAAATTGATACCCCCCATCTTCTATCGGAGCACTATTGTAGACATTCACGCGGAACGTAAATATGTAGTCGACGCCCCTTCCCAAATCCATAATGACGTCGGCTGTGTCAACAAACATACTCTTGACATTTTCGGAGCCAAAGTATTCAGCGTAAATCGCCCACTCGCAATAGTCGTAGAGAAAATGAACCGGCTCAACCGTTCCTCCCCCTCCGAAAATTCCTCGACTCCCTTTCGCATTCACGTAATTTGGATTGTATTTCCCTGCGATTATCCTCTCCGCGTTCTCCGTGAATTTTAAAGCATTCTCTGACTTGAATTTATCAGCATAAATGGAGTAGGAGGTAATGCCATAGGGGTGAAGACCACCACTTCTGCCGATCTTAGCGAGTTCAGCGTTCTGTTCTTTGAGATCCCTTATGGAGTTCTCAACTACTCCGGGCCAATAAGTGTACACTGTCTGCGGTTTCTCAACTAGTTGGTAAATAGCATAAAGGTTTTTGATGAATATCTTCATGTACTCTATTGTACTGTAAACGCTCGGACATGCTGGATAAAGTGAAAAAATACCGTTGGAGACCAACAGATTGAAGTTTTCCGGCAAGATTCCCTTGTTAGAGGGCACATCATAACCGAAGGTTATGGGCAACGTTTTGGATGTTCGGAAGAATCCTGGAGGTTGCCGAACTACGTCATTCGAATGGTGAGTGTAACCATCTATAACCGTGAAAAAGTTTCCAGAATATTGGAAGAACCTGTTCAGAGAGGTGAAGTCGCAGTAGTAAAGAAATGTAGATTTCAAAACTGTTGGGTCTCCAAAAAATATGAACTGATTTAGATCACGGCAGTATTCGTCGTGCAAGCCACCGCTCCAAGCGTTTGGAAGTCCATCGAGGTAATCTCTGAGTAAGGGATCTATGTTCGAGCCCGCGTTATCGGTATAACGGAACTCCGGATATACTCCGGAAAAGAAACTCTGAGAAATATTGGATGACGGTCTTATATACAGCCTATAATTGACTGTTCTCGGCAAATCCTTGGGAAGGATCACCTGAACCTCGTATTGACCCCAAGAGAGCGTGCCTACTATTTTCCCTGTTATAGCGTTTTCCATGTTTTCGACCGTAACTCCAAACACGTTAGACGGACTGAGCACTTGTAGGTATGGGTCCCCTCCACCAGGAACTAGCCTAAGAATCCTCGATGGTCCGGAGTTTTCGGGGTAAATTGAGATATATTCCTGAGATTTTCTGTACTCTATTATGTATTCACCTGTTCTGAAGGTGAAACCGTTTTCATCTTGATTGAGTACGTTCACATCTACTATCTCAAACATGAAAACCGGAGAGGGAGTTTTTCTTCCGGATTTTCCAACTGCAAGTACTTGCCAGCTGTGTGTACCTATCGAAAGCGGTTGAGTTGTGTATTCGGTCAAACCTGCTGGGGTGTTTTCAACATTTATTCCGTCAATCCAAATTTCATAATGTGAAATTTCTTCGCCATCCGTTTTCGCATTTTCCCAAACTAGTTTCGGAGTTCTATTAGAGATTGTTCTTCCATTCCAGGGTGAAAGTAGATTAAACGGAGATGGTTTTGGCCTAGTGTCTACCCTAAACCAGCGAACCTCGGAGGGTGTTTCTCCATTATCATTTACTGATAGCAGACGCCAGTAGTATGTACCATCGGATAAAGGTATCAGAGTCTGATAGTTACGCCGATCAGCATCTAGAGTCTCGCTGATGATTATCTCCGTAAAATCTTGGCTTGCTGAGATCTGCAGTACCTGACGTGAGGTGATTGGAGAGGGCGTCCATTCGAAACTGGGATTTCGTCCGGTTGTTTCCCCATTCATTGGAGATTTGAGAGTTGCTGGAGGAGGAGGTCCGGGCCACACTTCTTCAGATCCAACAGAGACCTGGGGCTCGGAACTCGAATACCTGCGGACAAAGAACCAGTCAAAGTGATAAGAAGAAGTGCCTCCACTATCCCAAACGGCTAGGTTGTA contains:
- a CDS encoding DUF2341 domain-containing protein; this translates as MKPHRIFVLSLSFIILLSVVPICFPEVPSDSQAPSWWNDNWPYRRKIIISGSHPENFQIKIVIPPEIPKIAYPSMRFLENETGGILPYWIEKNEGEYTNVVWVRRLENSDSEIWMYYGNQNAESAENGEDVFLFFDDFGGYRNRKAWGVVNTFGVGWRGEHVTLFDFGDSMTKIEKKPPSSEMSVERVLEFRVRARSAYRGGLVLSGPGNFGGQKEYACIHNISGIRFFSDGEQSPAIVEQGKWYIGQVFLYLNNKIRTRFLFGEDNQNYRQILWVSSEKTNNWNPLTDANNYCDKYNLAVWDSGGTSSYHFDWFFVRRYSSSEPQVSVGSEEVWPGPPPPATLKSPMNGETTGRNPSFEWTPSPITSRQVLQISASQDFTEIIISETLDADRRNYQTLIPLSDGTYYWRLLSVNDNGETPSEVRWFRVDTRPKPSPFNLLSPWNGRTISNRTPKLVWENAKTDGEEISHYEIWIDGINVENTPAGLTEYTTQPLSIGTHSWQVLAVGKSGRKTPSPVFMFEIVDVNVLNQDENGFTFRTGEYIIEYRKSQEYISIYPENSGPSRILRLVPGGGDPYLQVLSPSNVFGVTVENMENAITGKIVGTLSWGQYEVQVILPKDLPRTVNYRLYIRPSSNISQSFFSGVYPEFRYTDNAGSNIDPLLRDYLDGLPNAWSGGLHDEYCRDLNQFIFFGDPTVLKSTFLYYCDFTSLNRFFQYSGNFFTVIDGYTHHSNDVVRQPPGFFRTSKTLPITFGYDVPSNKGILPENFNLLVSNGIFSLYPACPSVYSTIEYMKIFIKNLYAIYQLVEKPQTVYTYWPGVVENSIRDLKEQNAELAKIGRSGGLHPYGITSYSIYADKFKSENALKFTENAERIIAGKYNPNYVNAKGSRGIFGGGGTVEPVHFLYDYCEWAIYAEYFGSENVKSMFVDTADVIMDLGRGVDYIFTFRVNVYNSAPIEDGGYQFEAVGQYIFIMLYYYKFTDNIEFLNEAKRAAEALLNMGFEFSYEFFATPIGALALLRLYEITGDLRYLEGSYIPLATILRDSWLFNPDFRWGVQNYENRIIFLLTSARPNLSYANGWEEQALIKYLYLYLKEGRDVLMPEAAQLTSELLRYKGTSARDSLAPFHTDKSNIYTGIPKEWSLPVNPNWFIPLEGFGISRVDEKLGAISQPPYCAGMLPELALLQFHPIGNDLFIYTDAPAEVLQKNNQITFRLLALEGSYRCGLGGEVSSLFQVKTDSGEDVVMMYDSSSGLRVFSAEAGKMYVLSRTPLSLYPPDGTIVSRNQPTFRWEMPSGATGARLLIASDREFDNLVVDVMLGAGETSYTPLPLTDGKYWWKIILFGDFGEIISSIYSIIIDTTPPVVYLTQTPPDVTYDNLLVYAGEARDNTTYVVAIEYSIDNGDWISIENITPAQSISFTFSAEVDIGFHRISVRGRDAAGNVSQTVEHLVEVQLVPIPRFIVENLRLSKENVRVGEQVTIFVDIANIGTASGEYTIVLKVNGEVKDNRKVTLEAGQRRTITFQLQLNEIGEHIISVDGLTTAISVIKTEMPTSTIPTVIIVSIIIGLVAVFTVLKFVVLPKIFG